In one window of Candidatus Scalindua sp. DNA:
- a CDS encoding integron integrase: MITIPSEVSVRFNSALAKNRISKEHQNHYRKWLQYYLDFCQKYHFQSIQPESLQNFLRKLGKKRQTREQQKQASHAISLYYSIAHTVADPVEKLRSGRIQNEHISPGNKDLSDEGMEWQAALGNLSSEIKIRHYSPKTLKAYTLWVRQFQAFTRKKEPQLLSSAEVKEFLTFLAIKRKVSASTQNQAFNALLFFYRHVIKKDFENLKDTPRAKRTRYIPVVLSRPEIDEIFMHLLYPYDLVSKLLYGCGLRLFECLNLRVQNFNFDTSILTIHDGKGKKDRTVPLPETIVPDLKAHLERVKNLHQIDLDANYSGVFLFDLLDKKYRNCAKELVWQWFFPAKTLTLVPETGEFRRYHLHESHVQKAIKRAVGKSKIAKRASAHTFRHSFASHLLQANYDIRTIQELLGHSNVRTTMIYTHTIKRQTVKEAKSPLDFSHLKRPTEYKQRVTTSP, translated from the coding sequence ATGATAACTATTCCATCAGAAGTATCTGTTCGTTTCAATTCTGCTTTGGCAAAAAACAGAATTTCTAAAGAGCACCAGAATCATTATAGAAAATGGTTGCAGTACTATCTTGATTTTTGCCAAAAGTATCATTTCCAAAGTATTCAACCTGAAAGCCTCCAGAATTTTTTGAGAAAGTTGGGGAAAAAACGCCAGACACGAGAACAGCAAAAGCAGGCTTCTCATGCAATTTCTCTTTACTACTCTATTGCTCACACCGTAGCGGATCCTGTTGAGAAATTACGGTCAGGTAGGATTCAGAATGAGCATATTTCTCCAGGGAATAAGGATTTATCTGATGAAGGCATGGAATGGCAAGCCGCGCTTGGTAATCTTTCATCAGAAATTAAGATACGGCACTATTCACCGAAAACACTAAAGGCGTATACCCTGTGGGTCAGGCAATTTCAGGCCTTTACACGGAAAAAGGAGCCACAGCTATTGTCTTCAGCCGAGGTAAAAGAGTTTTTAACTTTTCTGGCCATAAAGCGAAAGGTCTCTGCCTCAACACAAAACCAGGCTTTTAACGCCCTCCTCTTCTTTTACCGACATGTCATCAAAAAGGATTTTGAAAATTTAAAGGATACTCCCAGGGCCAAGAGGACACGTTATATACCTGTTGTCCTGTCTCGACCAGAAATAGACGAAATATTTATGCATCTATTATATCCATATGATTTAGTCTCTAAGCTTCTCTATGGGTGCGGACTGAGATTGTTTGAATGCTTGAACCTCCGCGTTCAAAATTTTAATTTTGACACATCTATTCTCACGATTCATGATGGAAAAGGGAAAAAAGATAGGACGGTACCTCTACCGGAGACAATCGTGCCTGATTTAAAGGCACATCTTGAACGGGTAAAGAACCTCCATCAAATAGATCTGGACGCAAATTATTCCGGAGTTTTCCTGTTTGACTTGTTGGATAAGAAATATAGAAATTGTGCAAAGGAGCTGGTCTGGCAGTGGTTTTTCCCCGCAAAAACATTGACTTTAGTTCCGGAAACAGGAGAATTTAGACGGTATCATCTACATGAATCGCATGTGCAGAAGGCCATTAAACGGGCGGTTGGAAAGTCAAAGATAGCTAAGCGCGCCTCAGCACATACGTTCCGCCATAGCTTCGCCTCTCATCTGTTGCAAGCCAATTATGACATACGTACTATTCAGGAACTGCTGGGGCATAGCAATGTCAGGACCACGATGATTTATACCCATACGATAAAGAGGCAGACAGTAAAAGAGGCAAAGAGTCCTCTCGACTTTTCGCATCTGAAACGACCCACAGAATATAAGCAGAGGGTAACAACATCCCCCTGA
- a CDS encoding type II toxin-antitoxin system HicA family toxin — protein sequence MTKVPSLGYERVRKALQRDGWVVVRQKGSHIRLQKHLQDEVLKLTIPAHSPIKRSTLSHILKQARLSVDRFLELV from the coding sequence ATGACAAAGGTGCCGAGTTTAGGATACGAAAGGGTAAGAAAGGCTTTGCAACGGGATGGATGGGTAGTTGTCCGTCAGAAGGGAAGCCATATTAGACTTCAGAAGCATTTACAAGACGAAGTTCTTAAACTGACAATTCCTGCCCACAGTCCCATCAAAAGATCCACCTTGTCGCATATATTGAAACAGGCTCGGCTTTCAGTCGATAGGTTTCTTGAATTGGTGTAA
- a CDS encoding type II toxin-antitoxin system HicB family antitoxin has protein sequence MKLKIVIEPSDEGGYTVYVPSLPGCISEGDTKEEVMANIKEAIELYLDPVEDDLTLSPDHEIVEIAV, from the coding sequence ATGAAATTAAAAATTGTTATCGAACCCAGTGATGAGGGGGGGTATACAGTTTATGTGCCAAGCCTCCCTGGTTGTATCAGTGAGGGAGACACCAAAGAAGAGGTCATGGCCAATATCAAAGAAGCCATTGAACTGTATTTAGACCCGGTAGAAGACGATCTTACCTTATCCCCGGACCATGAAATTGTGGAAATCGCCGTATGA